The following are from one region of the Arachis duranensis cultivar V14167 chromosome 10, aradu.V14167.gnm2.J7QH, whole genome shotgun sequence genome:
- the LOC107469410 gene encoding uncharacterized protein LOC107469410, translating into MTDNSPEDGHTASDSEQKNPDIKNNDTDLTLHQGTNDQYREGTSGLMNPKVNSSEGRESGKEGPPHAIELMGLVHSYQGRLEQLKQELEQQREAEQNLREEIERQKELEEKLLKLESSLRSRNSCGDREESPLEGEDPFSEDIMRAKVPRNFKSLDMNLYDGTTDPKHHLSNFKSWMYLADASDATRCKAFPTTLSKAAMKWFDSLPPRLVTSFEDLSRKFLMRFSIQKDKVKHAPSLLGVKQEVGEPLRDYMERFNKACLEIQYLPTEAVIIELVNGLREGPFSQSISKRHPTSLSDVQERAEKYINMEENARLREPSWRQGPPHSAKEKEREPKKKEEVSPDRPRRYHSYTPLKVSLGDVYREICNTERLPPPRPIKNKKGGSCVDYCEYHKMYSHSTNNCYDLKNVIERLAREGRLDRYLMERSDNHRKRKRDDEDRRDPPPQTPERYIHMISGGFAGGGLTKSSRKRHLKRVYQVENESPDLPTISFTKEDGQGIMLGHDDPVVITMILVNANLHRILVDQWSSADILFKPAFDKLGFDEMELKAYPDTLYGLGDMPIKPLGYIPLHTTFEKGENSKTLSINFIVINVGSTYNALIGRTMLNRLEAVVSIPHLCMKFPTPKGIATVRRDQKLARKCYNESLNLRGKNKEVHTIELGGIKAKEELRPQPGGRTEEVQIRKEEGENTNIGASLEGDLRQRLIKLLQDNSDLSAWKASDMPGIDPQLMSHSFQYTPDRDPYSSTGASSEQNELKWWRRKCKPSWRPTSSEKSSIQHG; encoded by the coding sequence ATGACGGACAACTCACCAGAGGATGGTCATACAGCGTCTGATTCCGAACAAAAAAATCCAGATATCAAAAACAACGACACGGACCTGACCCTTCATCAAGGAACCAACGACCAGTATAGAGAAGGCACCTCTGGGCTTATGAACCCAAAGGTAAACTCCTCAGAAGGACGAGAATCCGGAAAGGAAGGGCCACCCCATGCAATCGAGCTAATGGGGTTGGTCCACAGTTACCAAGGTCGTTTGGAACAGCTGAAACAAGAATTAGAACAACAACGAGAGGCAGAACAAAATCTCAGGGAAGAGATAGAGCGACAAaaagagttggaagaaaaactcTTGAAGCTCGAATCTTCCCTTAGAAGTCGGAACTCCTGTGGCGACCGAGAAGAGTCGCCCCTGGAAGGAGAGGACCCATTcagtgaggacataatgagAGCGAAAGTTCCAAGAAACTTTAAAAGCCTTGATATGAACCTCTATGACGGAACCACAGACCCAAAGCATCATTTAAGCAATTTTAAAAGTTGGATGTATCTGGCTGACGCTTCTGATGCGACTCGctgcaaagctttcccgacaACCCTgtcgaaagcagcgatgaagtggtttgaCAGCCTTCCACCAAGGTTGGTTACCAGCTTTGAGGACCTCTCGAGAAAGTTCTTAATGaggttctccatccagaaggataaagtaaAGCACGCACCGAGTCTCCTGGGAGTTAAACAAGAGGTCGGAGAACCTCTACGCGactacatggaaaggttcaacaaagcgtgCTTGGAAATCCAAtacctgcccacagaggcagttaTCATAGAGCTAGTAAATGGACTTAGAGAAGGCCCCTTCTCTCAGTCCATATCAAAAAGACACCCCACCTCTTTGAGTGATGTACAAGAGAgagcagaaaagtacatcaacatggaggaaaacgccAGATTACGGGAGCCAAGCTGGCGACAGGGGCCTCCTCACTCagcaaaagagaaagaaagggaacccaagaaaaaagaggaggtcAGTCCTGACAGGCCGAGGAGATATCACTCCTATACTCCTCTAAAGGTTTCCCTAGGAGACGTATACAGAGAAATCTGTAATACTGAAAGATTGCCGCCCCCTAGacccatcaaaaacaaaaagggaGGAAGCTGCGTTGActactgtgaatatcacaagATGTATAGCCACTCAACAAATAATTGCTAcgaccttaaaaatgtgatagaaaggTTGGCCAGGGAAGGCCgacttgatagatatctcatggaaaggtcggacAATCATAGGAAAAGAAAGCGAGATGATGAGGAcagaagagacccaccaccaCAAACCCCCGAGAGATACATACATATGATCTCtggaggatttgcgggagggggACTcactaaatcatctcgcaaaagacacctaAAGCGAGTTTATCAAGTCGAAAACGAGTCTCCCGATCTCCCGACCATCTcattcactaaagaggacgGGCAGGGGATCATGCTCGGGCATGACGATCCGGTGGTGATAACCATGATCTTGGTAAATGCCAACCTCCACAGAATCCTGGTGGACCAATGGAGTTCGGCAGACATCCTCTTTAAGCCCGCATTCGACAAACTAGGGTTTGATGAAATGGAGCTAAAAGCTTACCCGGACACCTTGTATGGGCTAGGAGACATGCCAATTAAGCCACTGGGATACATCCCCCTCCACACGACCTTTGAAAAGGGGGAAAATTCTAAAACTTTGAGCATAAACTTTATCGTCATAAATGTCGGATCGACGTATAACGCCTTAATCGGCAGGACTATGCTAAATCGGCTTGAAGCGGTGGTGTCAATCCctcacctttgcatgaaattcccaacacCCAAGGGAATAGCAACGGTACGGAGAGACCAGAAGTTGGCaagaaaatgctacaatgaaagcttgAACCTCCGAGGAAAAAACAAGGAAGTTCACACCATAGAGCTTGGAGGAATAAAAGCTAAAGAAGAGTTGCGGCCACAGCCGGGGGGAAGGACTGAAGAGGTTCAAATAAGAAAAGAGGAAGGAGAAAATACCAACATAGGGGCCAGCCTAGAAGGAGACTTGAGACAGAGGCTGATAAAGCTCCTGCAAGATAATTCCGACCTCTCCGCTTGGAAAGCTTCCGACATGCCAGGGATTGACCCTCAGCTCATGTCCCACAGCTTTCAGTACACCCCAGATCGTGACCCGTACAGCAGCACAGGCGCAAGCTCGGAACAGAACGAGCTCAAGTGGTGGAGGAGAAAGTGCAAGCCCTCCTGGAGGCCGACTTCATCCGAGAAGTCAAGTATCCAGCATGGCTAG